From a single Lolium rigidum isolate FL_2022 chromosome 7, APGP_CSIRO_Lrig_0.1, whole genome shotgun sequence genomic region:
- the LOC124677872 gene encoding cyclin-P2-1-like codes for MASAEELASDAHAFPSGGDDGSTMSAALSPPVVVSVLASLLERHIARNERALAASPGTASCHDEATGDDARRIAAFDGGTVLDMGMREFLERFSRYAHVSPQVYVVAYAYLDRLRRGAGDGPVVRVVSTNAQRLLTAAILVASKFVEDRNYKNSYFAAVGGLSAAELGELELDFLFLMRFRLNVSVSVFRSYCRHLEREVGHGGGYQVERCLQKALLVCAGESRTQYRQAPAAAAAQ; via the coding sequence ATGGCTTCCGCCGAGGAGCTAGCGTCGGACGCACACGCCTTCccgagcggcggcgacgacggcagcaCGATGTCGGCGGCGCTGTCGCCGCCGGTCGTCGTGTCGGTGCTCgcttcgctgctggaacggcacaTCGCCCGCAACGAGAGGGCCTTGGCCGCGAGCCCTGGCACGGCGTCTTGCCACGACGAGGCCACCGGAGACGACGCGAGGAGAATCGCGGCCTTCGACGGCGGCACGGTGCTGGACATGGGCATGCGGGAGTTCCTGGAGCGGTTCTCACGCTACGCGCACGTCTCGCCGCAGGTGTACGTGGTGGCGTACGCCTACCTGGACCGGCTCCGCCGCGGCGCCGGCGACGGGCCGGTGGTGCGCGTGGTGTCGACCAACGCGCAGCGGCTGCTCACGGCGGCCATCCTCGTGGCCTCCAAGTTCGTGGAGGATAGGAACTACAAGAACTCCTACTTCGCGGCCGTCGGCGGCCTCAGCGCGGCGGAGCTGGGCGAGCTGGAGCTGGACTTCCTCTTCCTCATGCGCTTCAGGCTCAACGTCAGCGTCAGCGTCTTCCGGAGCTACTGCCGGCACCTCGAGAGGGAGGTGGGCCACGGCGGCGGGTACCAGGTCGAGAGGTGCCTCCAGAAGGCACTCCTCGTCTGCGCCGGGGAGTCGCGGACGCAGTACCGGCAGgcgccggcggcagcagcagctcaGTAA